One Synechococcus sp. MU1617 DNA window includes the following coding sequences:
- a CDS encoding diadenosine tetraphosphate hydrolase, whose translation MKIIPVENCAICQLHIDPAAQERYEIQRSELWVLRHHPDPAPLPGWLLLDSLRHCSGPVDFTAVEASDWGRAVCDASEFVKQITGCERVYAIAFGEGAQHLHLHLIPRHLNEPASKAWAIADLYRAMDRGDRAAADPAAVAAMVKRCRSLISAPG comes from the coding sequence TTGAAGATCATCCCCGTGGAAAACTGCGCCATCTGTCAGCTGCATATCGACCCCGCAGCGCAAGAGCGTTATGAGATTCAACGTTCTGAACTCTGGGTCTTGCGCCATCACCCCGACCCAGCACCTCTCCCTGGTTGGCTTCTGTTGGATTCACTGAGGCACTGTTCCGGCCCTGTGGATTTCACGGCGGTCGAGGCTTCTGATTGGGGTCGCGCTGTTTGCGATGCCAGTGAGTTCGTGAAACAGATCACCGGATGCGAACGCGTGTATGCGATTGCCTTTGGTGAGGGGGCCCAGCACCTTCATCTGCATCTCATCCCGCGCCATCTGAATGAACCGGCCTCCAAGGCCTGGGCGATCGCCGACCTGTACCGTGCGATGGATCGTGGAGATCGAGCCGCTGCCGATCCCGCTGCTGTGGCAGCGATGGTGAAACGCTGTCGATCGTTGATCAGCGCCCCGGGTTGA
- a CDS encoding SdiA-regulated domain-containing protein, giving the protein MTSMRLELLSRHRIRDPGLGLNEPSGLTLNRDGSALYTVSDDTKAIFRLDLQGTVSVSDSFFIGLDNLEGIAIRSDDSELLVVQEESNSVVVVDLNSRKERYRRPLSAMTNFDTIAHHFPDPPDNNGLEGITVNTRNNHVVVVKECQPGLLIEIDSSLTTILSTRVLQPSQEFIHPELEAEKLDFSGLSYDRSNDTFWIVSDKGRCLFQYDWTGDTVLQRLDLTISSGDKPKRIRKPEGVAFDPVQKRMYVVSDRDADLYVFKLHDDC; this is encoded by the coding sequence ATGACCTCGATGCGCCTTGAGCTGCTGAGCCGTCATCGGATTCGTGACCCAGGCCTCGGCCTAAATGAACCATCGGGACTGACGTTGAACAGGGATGGCTCGGCGCTGTACACCGTCAGTGATGACACCAAGGCGATTTTTCGTCTGGATCTCCAAGGCACGGTGTCAGTAAGCGACTCGTTTTTCATCGGTCTCGACAACTTGGAGGGCATTGCGATCCGTAGCGATGACAGCGAGCTGCTCGTTGTCCAGGAAGAGAGCAATTCTGTGGTGGTGGTGGATCTGAACAGCAGGAAGGAACGCTATCGACGCCCCCTCTCAGCGATGACCAACTTCGACACAATTGCGCACCACTTCCCAGACCCTCCAGACAACAACGGATTGGAGGGCATCACCGTGAACACCAGGAACAACCATGTGGTTGTGGTGAAAGAGTGCCAGCCCGGTCTGCTGATCGAGATCGATTCCTCACTCACGACAATCCTCTCCACAAGAGTGCTGCAACCCAGCCAAGAGTTCATCCATCCCGAATTAGAGGCCGAGAAGCTGGATTTCTCGGGCCTGAGCTACGACCGCAGCAACGACACCTTCTGGATCGTCAGCGACAAGGGGCGGTGCCTGTTCCAATACGACTGGACAGGCGACACTGTTCTCCAGCGCCTCGATCTCACCATCAGCTCGGGAGACAAGCCAAAACGGATCCGCAAACCGGAGGGTGTTGCCTTCGATCCCGTGCAAAAAAGGATGTACGTGGTGAGCGATCGGGACGCGGATCTCTACGTGTTCAAACTCCATGACGACTGCTGA
- a CDS encoding SDR family NAD(P)-dependent oxidoreductase yields MTTAEKRRVLITGASSGIGLETAKMLVSRGDALTVVCRNAERADATRAALSDSVQTCIADLADLASVARAIEELCCDGTPFDVVVLNAGLQYAGHGSPRWSAQGIELTFAVNHLAHQLLVEGLKEYTRAIVITASEVHNPSSGGGRVGLPAGLGAMEGLHQGPGAPMVDAESRFNADKAYKDSKLCNLLMAQEIHRQRPGLPVVAWSPGLVIPRTSGGFFRNSRQANPLGQALFGFVARDVLRLTESVERAGGLLVQLINEQLHQPGFSYWSNGLLGPGRHQFKPTEPSEEANDSDKATMLWTLSNDLINSALTPSI; encoded by the coding sequence ATGACGACTGCTGAAAAGCGCCGCGTTCTGATCACCGGTGCCAGCAGCGGCATTGGCCTTGAAACGGCAAAAATGCTGGTATCCCGTGGCGATGCACTCACCGTTGTTTGTCGCAATGCGGAGAGGGCCGATGCAACCCGGGCGGCGTTGTCTGATTCCGTTCAAACCTGTATTGCCGATCTGGCAGACCTTGCATCCGTCGCCAGGGCGATCGAAGAACTTTGCTGTGACGGGACGCCATTCGATGTAGTGGTGCTGAATGCTGGGTTGCAATACGCCGGCCATGGCTCACCCCGTTGGAGTGCACAAGGCATTGAACTCACCTTTGCGGTGAACCACCTCGCCCATCAACTCCTGGTGGAAGGATTGAAGGAGTACACCCGAGCCATCGTGATCACCGCCTCGGAGGTGCACAACCCATCCAGCGGCGGGGGAAGGGTCGGCCTTCCTGCCGGGCTGGGAGCGATGGAGGGACTTCACCAGGGACCTGGTGCCCCGATGGTGGATGCAGAGAGTCGGTTCAATGCGGATAAGGCCTACAAAGACAGCAAGCTCTGCAATTTGCTGATGGCCCAGGAGATCCATCGGCAGCGTCCCGGTTTGCCTGTTGTGGCGTGGAGTCCAGGACTGGTCATTCCTCGGACATCGGGCGGTTTTTTCAGAAACAGTCGCCAAGCCAATCCCCTAGGGCAGGCCTTGTTTGGGTTTGTTGCCCGAGATGTTCTGAGACTGACGGAGAGCGTTGAGCGAGCTGGAGGACTGCTTGTGCAGCTCATCAATGAACAGCTTCATCAGCCAGGCTTCAGCTACTGGAGCAATGGCCTGTTGGGCCCCGGTCGGCACCAATTCAAACCAACAGAACCATCCGAGGAAGCGAATGACAGCGACAAAGCGACGATGCTCTGGACGTTGTCGAACGATTTGATCAACTCTGCTCTAACGCCATCAATCTGA
- the nrdJ gene encoding ribonucleoside-triphosphate reductase, adenosylcobalamin-dependent, producing MTLTPNRVETSAGSVAVFGAFPATAPAANPVFYRTYSRKTPSGRESWSQVGARNLEGLRQLGNLNDAEVALLARMQAEKKALPSGRWLWIGGTRWIEQPENFSGSYNCTSTNLVDWQAFGLMMDLAMMGCGTGAIIEPHLIDRLPVVRNTFEVLGVSDIGITPASERQDDCTHSIDGNKVSIKVGDTRRGWVDSYQLMLELSSDARFNGGPIQIEVDLSDVRPVGETLKGFGGMANPVKLKDLYGRVARLLNKAQGRRLTSVECCLLIDEAAVTIVAGNIRRSAGMRQFAADDQAAASSKDNLWQQDEEGNWRIDPERDALRMANHTRVYHTRPSKDVVHAAVTKQFHSGEGAIQFAPEAIARSNADLLTTPELRTEFIEIYCDQGRKEAGRWLSDNHGPIGANELEHRLSRYGLNPCGEILGADFHCNLAEVHLNQIDPSDEEGQADAFRAAGLSVACLLNHRFEVERYRQSREWDPIVGVSFTGLFDFFVHAFGTDWLRWWEAGRPDTEVGLHFKEQEAAYLSRWKEIVNQTVWDYCDRQGLRRPNRCTTVQPAGTKSLLTGAAPGWHPPKAQRFIRRITFRKNDPVAMACMDYGYTIVPSQSDKDEEGRLLNDPFDPRCTEWLVEIPTEVSWANLPGADAVDINGFSAMAQFDFYMQVQRHYTAHNTSATIEFREHEIEPLADALHQAMEKGEGYISAALLARFDANATFPRLPFEPIDAATYEELQSAVVKRRVSSDFFEALQRYDQGELTEAGPAGCDSDKCLLPLAKPEN from the coding sequence GTGACCCTCACTCCAAATCGTGTGGAGACCTCTGCGGGATCTGTCGCCGTGTTCGGCGCCTTCCCCGCAACGGCTCCTGCTGCCAACCCAGTTTTCTATCGCACCTACAGCCGCAAAACCCCAAGCGGCCGTGAGAGCTGGAGTCAGGTGGGTGCGCGAAACCTGGAAGGTCTGCGTCAGCTGGGCAACCTCAACGACGCGGAAGTGGCCCTGCTGGCTCGCATGCAGGCCGAGAAAAAAGCTCTTCCGTCAGGCCGCTGGCTCTGGATCGGTGGCACACGCTGGATCGAGCAGCCGGAAAACTTCTCGGGCTCATACAACTGCACGTCCACCAACCTGGTGGATTGGCAGGCCTTCGGTCTGATGATGGACCTGGCGATGATGGGCTGTGGCACCGGCGCCATCATCGAGCCGCACCTGATCGACAGGCTTCCAGTGGTGCGCAACACCTTTGAAGTCCTCGGCGTCAGCGACATCGGCATCACTCCTGCATCTGAGCGACAGGACGACTGCACCCACAGCATTGACGGCAACAAGGTGAGCATCAAGGTGGGTGACACCCGCCGTGGCTGGGTTGACAGCTACCAGCTGATGCTCGAGCTGAGCAGCGATGCACGATTCAATGGCGGTCCAATCCAGATCGAAGTGGACCTCAGTGATGTGCGTCCTGTTGGGGAAACGCTGAAGGGTTTCGGCGGCATGGCAAACCCCGTCAAGCTCAAGGATCTCTACGGGCGCGTTGCTCGGCTTCTGAACAAAGCCCAGGGCCGTCGGCTCACTTCGGTGGAGTGCTGCCTGCTGATCGATGAAGCCGCCGTCACGATCGTGGCCGGAAACATCCGTCGCAGCGCCGGCATGCGCCAGTTCGCTGCAGACGACCAGGCCGCTGCGTCCTCCAAGGACAACCTCTGGCAGCAAGACGAGGAGGGCAACTGGAGGATCGATCCCGAGCGTGATGCTCTGCGGATGGCCAACCACACCCGTGTGTATCACACCCGTCCCAGCAAGGACGTTGTGCACGCAGCGGTGACCAAGCAATTCCACTCCGGTGAAGGTGCGATCCAGTTCGCTCCCGAAGCGATCGCTCGCTCCAATGCCGATCTGCTCACCACCCCTGAACTGCGCACGGAGTTCATCGAGATCTACTGCGACCAGGGTCGCAAGGAAGCAGGTCGCTGGTTGTCCGACAACCATGGCCCCATCGGCGCCAACGAGCTGGAGCACCGCCTCAGCCGTTACGGCCTAAATCCCTGCGGCGAGATCCTGGGTGCTGACTTCCACTGCAACCTGGCCGAGGTGCACCTCAACCAGATCGACCCCAGTGACGAGGAGGGCCAGGCCGATGCTTTCCGTGCAGCTGGCCTGTCGGTTGCTTGTTTGCTCAACCACCGTTTCGAGGTTGAGCGGTACCGCCAGAGCCGCGAGTGGGATCCGATCGTTGGCGTCAGCTTCACCGGTCTATTCGACTTCTTTGTGCATGCCTTCGGAACGGATTGGCTGCGTTGGTGGGAAGCCGGCCGGCCTGATACCGAGGTAGGCCTGCACTTCAAGGAGCAGGAAGCCGCTTACCTGAGCCGGTGGAAGGAGATCGTCAATCAAACGGTCTGGGACTACTGCGACCGCCAGGGTCTGCGTCGCCCCAACCGCTGCACCACTGTCCAACCTGCAGGCACCAAGAGCCTTCTCACCGGCGCTGCACCTGGCTGGCATCCCCCCAAAGCCCAGCGCTTCATCCGCCGGATCACCTTCCGCAAGAACGATCCCGTAGCCATGGCCTGCATGGACTACGGCTACACCATCGTTCCCTCCCAGTCCGACAAGGATGAGGAAGGCCGTCTGCTGAATGACCCCTTCGATCCCCGCTGCACCGAATGGTTGGTGGAGATCCCCACCGAGGTGAGCTGGGCGAACCTGCCAGGTGCTGATGCCGTCGACATCAACGGCTTCAGTGCCATGGCGCAATTCGACTTCTACATGCAGGTGCAGCGGCATTACACCGCCCATAACACCTCCGCCACGATCGAATTCCGCGAGCACGAAATCGAACCGTTGGCTGATGCTCTGCATCAAGCCATGGAGAAGGGCGAGGGGTACATCTCAGCGGCACTTCTGGCCCGGTTCGATGCCAATGCCACTTTCCCCCGCCTGCCCTTCGAGCCGATCGATGCAGCCACCTACGAAGAGCTGCAATCCGCTGTGGTGAAGCGCCGCGTCAGCAGTGATTTCTTTGAAGCACTGCAGCGTTACGACCAGGGTGAGCTGACCGAAGCCGGCCCCGCTGGTTGTGATTCCGACAAGTGTCTGCTGCCTCTGGCCAAGCCGGAAAACTGA
- a CDS encoding SDR family NAD(P)-dependent oxidoreductase: protein MQRTVLLTGASRGIGRSIARRLLTDGHRLSLGLRDPNALRGTDLDVETVLHHAYDASDPASADSWVGSTVRHWGAIDTLIHCAGILHRTPLLFADGEEQQLDELWAINVKGPWWLTRAAWPFLVTSGHGRIQVLVSMSGKRVKGRMAGYPVSKFALMGLCQSMRNEGWDKGIRVTCICPSWVNTDMASAVTAVEPSAMTQPEDLAVLSSSLLSMPNAAVPFELAMNCSLET from the coding sequence ATGCAACGCACTGTTTTGCTCACTGGAGCCAGTCGTGGCATTGGCCGTTCCATTGCCAGGCGTTTGCTCACTGATGGTCACCGCCTCAGTCTTGGCCTGCGGGATCCAAATGCTTTAAGAGGAACAGATCTGGATGTCGAGACGGTGTTGCATCACGCCTACGACGCCAGCGATCCAGCCAGTGCTGATAGCTGGGTTGGCTCCACAGTTCGTCACTGGGGTGCAATCGACACCCTGATTCACTGCGCGGGAATTTTGCATCGAACACCGCTGCTGTTTGCGGATGGTGAGGAGCAGCAGCTCGACGAACTCTGGGCGATCAATGTGAAGGGGCCCTGGTGGCTGACTCGTGCTGCCTGGCCGTTCCTTGTGACCAGTGGCCATGGACGAATCCAGGTGCTGGTGTCGATGAGTGGTAAACGCGTCAAAGGTCGAATGGCGGGCTACCCCGTGAGCAAATTCGCCTTAATGGGGCTTTGTCAGAGCATGCGCAATGAAGGTTGGGACAAGGGGATTCGGGTGACGTGCATCTGCCCAAGTTGGGTCAATACCGATATGGCTTCCGCGGTGACGGCCGTTGAGCCTTCTGCGATGACCCAACCCGAGGATCTTGCGGTTCTCTCCAGCAGCCTGTTGTCGATGCCGAACGCTGCCGTTCCTTTCGAGTTAGCGATGAATTGCTCGCTCGAAACATGA
- a CDS encoding TIGR00730 family Rossman fold protein, with protein MNRIAVYCGSSSGDSSLFKLAATELGALIASQGMTLVYGGARIGLMGVVADAALAAGGDVIGVIPGALMNDEVVHAGLTHLEVVGSMHERKARMLDLADAVVAMPGGLGTLDELFEALTWAQLRFHAKPIGMLNLNGYFDALLSFLDDSVSTGFLSERNRALLLDATTPELIIHRLLNAP; from the coding sequence ATGAATCGGATCGCTGTGTATTGCGGCTCCTCGAGCGGCGACTCGAGCCTGTTCAAGCTTGCTGCCACTGAGTTAGGTGCACTGATCGCCTCCCAGGGCATGACCCTGGTTTATGGCGGAGCTCGGATTGGCTTGATGGGCGTTGTTGCTGATGCCGCTTTGGCCGCTGGCGGGGACGTGATCGGGGTCATCCCCGGGGCGTTAATGAACGATGAGGTGGTGCATGCCGGTTTGACCCATCTCGAGGTTGTTGGATCGATGCACGAGCGCAAAGCGCGAATGCTCGACCTGGCCGATGCAGTCGTGGCCATGCCCGGAGGCCTCGGGACCCTCGATGAGTTGTTTGAAGCCTTGACCTGGGCTCAGCTGCGTTTTCATGCCAAGCCCATCGGCATGCTCAACCTGAATGGCTATTTCGATGCGTTGCTGAGCTTTCTGGATGACAGTGTTTCGACGGGCTTTCTCTCGGAGCGCAATCGCGCGCTCCTCCTGGATGCAACAACGCCAGAATTGATCATTCATCGACTCCTCAATGCGCCTTGA